The Candidatus Omnitrophota bacterium genomic interval GGACCGAAAAGAGCTACTAGAGGTGTTCCGACCGCCGCCGCTATATGGGACGGCCCGGAATCGTTCCCCACGAAAACAGCGGCTTTATCTATCAAGGAAGCCAGAGCCAACAAGGAGAGGTCGTCGGCAACGACCAATTTTTTGTTTTCGGATATATCGCGTATTCTATTCAATAAAGGCAGATCCTTCCTGCCTCCTGCCAGTACGGGTGTGATCGGGGTTTCCCCGGATAAAAGGTCGATCAAGCGCGCGAAATGGCTCTCGGGCCAGCGTTTAGGGGGCCACTTGGCCCCGGGATGGATAACCGCGTAGTTGCCGGAGACCAGGGCGTTATCGTGCAGGAATCTATCGCATTCTTGCCGCGCTTCATCGGGAATGCTGAGCGACTCGCTCCCTTCACGAAAAGGCGCCTCCCCGACGAGTGGTTTGAGAACTTCAAGATAGCGCTTGAGGATATGCTCACATTCGATCTTTTGGGATAGGCCATAAAAAGCCCGTGTGCTTGAGGAGAATGGTCCTCTTTTTATCTTGCGGAGGGGCCCCAATGTGAAACGCGTGCCCGCGAGAGAGGACCAAACCACAGACTCAAAAACCCCGCCAAGATCTATACAGATATCATAGTTGTTTTCCCGCAAACGTCTTATTGTTCTGACGGACTCTACCATATACCTTGCCGACCGCCAGAATCTGGGAGAACATTTTATAACATCATCTACATTAGGGTCGTTCTCCAGCAACTCGCCGGTATTCTGTGCTGTCAGAACATCGATCCTTTTGCCCGCATAACGCTCTTTTAATCTTTTAATGGCGGGAGTTGACATTACCACATCCCCGACGGACGCCAGTTGTACCACGAGTATCTTTTCAGGATCCTGCCCGGGGTGATTCTTGCGCCCTTTCCTGCTTAACAGCAAGAATAGCCCCCAGAAAACATACTCTATGCTTTCAACGAAGTTCTTGGCCATGAATCTAAGTAATTCCACGATAGTCATTTTACCGGTTTTTCACATTGTTTAGTTTCAATCAAATTCAGAGTAGACCTTTATCATGCTGCCGGCTATCCTGTCCCAGTCAAACCCCAGGGACAGGGCTTTTACGTTCATGGATAACCTATCACGCAGTTCTCTGTCCTTGGAAAGTTTCCTGATAGCCTCGGCGAGAGCTACTTTGTCCCCCGGCCCAACGAGCATAACGTTCTCACCGTTCCTGAAATATGGGCACTTGACCCTGGGGCGTGTACTTACGATCGGCAGTCCGTGAGCCATCGCGGCCATGAGTGTTCCCCGCCTTATAGATATCCCGTCGACGAACGGGAATACCGCTATATCACTTGCCTGTAGCACGCCGGAAACGTCTTTCTCCTTGAGCCCGTCCATCCATATGACCTCTTTTTCTATTCCCAGACGCCGGATAAAACCCTTTATCTCGTATCTGTATTCGATGCCCCTGTCGGTCAGCCCTCCCATGATGATAAGCCTGTAATCCCCTTCCCGGGAAAGTATTTTCACAGCCTCGCAAAGTGTCTCAAGACCTTTCCATGGATTGGGAAAACCGAAATTAACCAGCAGTGTGGCGTTTTTGCTTATGCCGTATTTTTTGTTTATTTCTTCCCTTATCCTTTCGCCATCAACTTCTACCGGTTCGATATTGGTGCCTATCGGTATCTGAACGAGCTTCTTACTGAACGGGAAAAGCCATTTCTGGTATAGCTGGGTCAGTTCTTCGTGAGTACTGATGACCTTGTGGCTGAACATGACCAGTAAAAGCGCGTTTATACGGGATATCCATCTGCCCGCTACAAGAGTATGGAACGTAACGATAAAATGTATCCTGTGAGCACTTAAGCGTATGAGAAGTGGCAATAATTTAAACGTCAACCCGTAACCGTAACTGATGGGGGTATACTGCATATGTACCACCTGAAAACCGTCCCTGCGTATGAGCCTGAAGACCCTCACCAGTTCCCTGATCCCCCATTTTCCCCCTCCGATCTTTATGACCCGAGGATCGTTGCCAGCATAGCGCCCCGAAGTTATAACGAAAACCTCATGACCTCTTTGCCGCAGTTTGGAAACAAGGATACGGGTATAATCACCTATCCCGTCCACCTGATAATTAGGCGGGTATGTGGGAAATATCATGCATATTTTCATAATAAAGATTTCACAATAAGCTTATCTTATGTCCCGGAGCACCTCTTCGAACAGGCCCATGAGCCTTTGCACGTGTTCTCCGGGCATATAATCTTTATACGCTTTTTCCCTTGCCTTTTCACCCATTAAGGCGGCCTGCGCCGGGTTCTGGATCAGCTCCCGTATCCGTCCTGACATGGCATCTTTATCATAGGGCTCAACAAGGAACCCCGTCCTGCGGTCGATCAGCCAGTCCGAGATCCCGCCTACATTAAAAGCGACAGCGGGCTTGCCGAAATAGGCCGCTTCAATACCGCATATGCCGAAAGGTTCCGGCCACACCGACGGCATCACCAAAAACGCGGCCTTACTGTAGAATTCCGAAAGCCTTGAGTGATCCACCCATCCATGGAAATCGACCTTTCCCGAGAGCCCCAGTCTCTCGGCCTTTTCCCGGCATCTACTCTCGAGGGGACCTGTTCCCACAACATCAAGCACGAAATCCGTTTTTACGGACGCGAGAATATCCAATAGTATCGGCAGGCCTTTACCCCCGGCGATGCGTCCTGCAAAAAGAAGGCGCCCTCGCTCGGTAGCAGGTCCCGGGACCTCTTCAAAATCCACGAAATAAGGGAATACCTCCACTCTCCGGGATTCTATTCCGTTCCTGGCAAGTATATCCTTCATATAACTCGATGCGACAAGGATATTACTGAGTTCTTTCAATGCCTCCAGAGATCTTTTTGCTCTGGCATACGCTCTTATCGCCTTCACCGGGTTACGCGGCATGGCCCCTCTTGTAAAGGCCCTGAGGAAACAGCCCGGTCCAAGAGCGCACGTATTTGGCTCCAGCGGGTTCTTCAGCAGCATCTTGCCGTCAGGATCCACTTTCTTGTAACCGTGGACATACTGGACCAGCTTTGACCTCTGCCAGAGATATTTTAACACTTGCGCGTTCTCGACGTTATGCGAAAATACTATGTCCGGTTTCACGTTCTTCAGAAAAGAATCAATTTCTTTTCTGGCGGACTTGGTTATTCTAAATTCATCTTCCCATATATCACGGATACGGCTCGCCCCATCGAAAACACCGCTTTCATCGGGTTCGTCCCAGTGCATGATAAAAGTGTGCGCCCCTTTACGTTTTAATCTTCTCGAGAGGCTTCTTATGTAATATTCCACGCCTCCGCATTCTCTCATGTGTTTATTAACGAAAAGTATTTTCATGTTCCTGTCATTCGGGCTTTCTGAAGACCATGACCAAGTTCTTCATAAAGGCCCATCCCCATTTGTCTTCCAGCTTAGACCATGTTTCATCCCAAATCCTTGAGATCGACGAATTCATAAGATGCCTGCCTATAAAAGGTATCTTCTTTATCTTGTTATTCAATGTCCTGAGGGAAAAAACCATTTCGAACGGCGATCTCCAGTAATCATAGCCGCACTTTTCCAGCATTTCAAGATCCAGATATTTTCCCATCTGTTCGAGGAGCCATGCTGAAAACTGTTTTTCCTCGCCCCATTCCCATCGGCCTAACTTGGCCATAAAATGCTTGTAGACAGTATATACCGTATATGTTTGAGGAACATTGACTACTAATATCCCGCCAGGCTTCAAGACCCTGGCCTGCTCCTTCAGCACCAAAAGGGGATCATCAAAATGCTCTATCAGTCCTTGGCTGAAGACCATCTCGAACATTTCGTCCCTGAACTCCAGGTTTTCGGCATCTCCTTGCGATAAGTGAATCTTTTTATTAAAGTATTCCGATACACCCGCT includes:
- a CDS encoding glycosyltransferase, with product MKICMIFPTYPPNYQVDGIGDYTRILVSKLRQRGHEVFVITSGRYAGNDPRVIKIGGGKWGIRELVRVFRLIRRDGFQVVHMQYTPISYGYGLTFKLLPLLIRLSAHRIHFIVTFHTLVAGRWISRINALLLVMFSHKVISTHEELTQLYQKWLFPFSKKLVQIPIGTNIEPVEVDGERIREEINKKYGISKNATLLVNFGFPNPWKGLETLCEAVKILSREGDYRLIIMGGLTDRGIEYRYEIKGFIRRLGIEKEVIWMDGLKEKDVSGVLQASDIAVFPFVDGISIRRGTLMAAMAHGLPIVSTRPRVKCPYFRNGENVMLVGPGDKVALAEAIRKLSKDRELRDRLSMNVKALSLGFDWDRIAGSMIKVYSEFD
- a CDS encoding methyltransferase domain-containing protein, with amino-acid sequence MALYRVSLFTGKVSRCLGRREKVLRRYLEEGELILTTSYDDIWDKWDGSTISKQVEAHRSARKRYLETLKKYLSVKVNPKVLEVGCGSSIDLHLLAEEREIEAYGVDISETALEIAAGVSEYFNKKIHLSQGDAENLEFRDEMFEMVFSQGLIEHFDDPLLVLKEQARVLKPGGILVVNVPQTYTVYTVYKHFMAKLGRWEWGEEKQFSAWLLEQMGKYLDLEMLEKCGYDYWRSPFEMVFSLRTLNNKIKKIPFIGRHLMNSSISRIWDETWSKLEDKWGWAFMKNLVMVFRKPE
- the waaF gene encoding lipopolysaccharide heptosyltransferase II, which gives rise to MTIVELLRFMAKNFVESIEYVFWGLFLLLSRKGRKNHPGQDPEKILVVQLASVGDVVMSTPAIKRLKERYAGKRIDVLTAQNTGELLENDPNVDDVIKCSPRFWRSARYMVESVRTIRRLRENNYDICIDLGGVFESVVWSSLAGTRFTLGPLRKIKRGPFSSSTRAFYGLSQKIECEHILKRYLEVLKPLVGEAPFREGSESLSIPDEARQECDRFLHDNALVSGNYAVIHPGAKWPPKRWPESHFARLIDLLSGETPITPVLAGGRKDLPLLNRIRDISENKKLVVADDLSLLALASLIDKAAVFVGNDSGPSHIAAAVGTPLVALFGPTDPAVSAPVSDKMVLLHDKISCWPCTMYYRRDRCEKGSNTCLQRIEPEMVFKALQKLMERCSET
- a CDS encoding glycosyltransferase, with protein sequence MKILFVNKHMRECGGVEYYIRSLSRRLKRKGAHTFIMHWDEPDESGVFDGASRIRDIWEDEFRITKSARKEIDSFLKNVKPDIVFSHNVENAQVLKYLWQRSKLVQYVHGYKKVDPDGKMLLKNPLEPNTCALGPGCFLRAFTRGAMPRNPVKAIRAYARAKRSLEALKELSNILVASSYMKDILARNGIESRRVEVFPYFVDFEEVPGPATERGRLLFAGRIAGGKGLPILLDILASVKTDFVLDVVGTGPLESRCREKAERLGLSGKVDFHGWVDHSRLSEFYSKAAFLVMPSVWPEPFGICGIEAAYFGKPAVAFNVGGISDWLIDRRTGFLVEPYDKDAMSGRIRELIQNPAQAALMGEKAREKAYKDYMPGEHVQRLMGLFEEVLRDIR